A stretch of Myxococcus hansupus DNA encodes these proteins:
- a CDS encoding class I fructose-bisphosphate aldolase — protein MPHTDRVKQILSWYPSDNPGTLTNLARLLNTGTLAGTGKLVILPVDQGFEHGPARSFGPNPAGYDPDYHIQLAIESGCNAYAAPLGFLEAVAGKYAGEIPLILKLNNSDSLAKVPNPMSAVTSSVKDAVRLGCTAVGYTIYPGSGARNEQYEDLRDIIAEAKSYGLPTVLWAYPRGNLSKEGETGIDVVAYAAQISAQLGAHIIKVKPPQDHLEQAEAKKAFEKAGIATKTMSDRVREVVRSAFNGKRIVIFSGGEAKGTEALLEEIKQINAGGGFGSIMGRNAFQRPHAESIKLLKDVMAIFAGKA, from the coding sequence ATGCCCCATACCGATCGCGTCAAGCAGATCCTGTCGTGGTACCCGTCCGACAACCCCGGCACGCTGACCAACCTGGCCCGCCTGCTGAACACCGGCACGCTGGCCGGCACGGGCAAGCTCGTCATCCTCCCGGTGGACCAGGGCTTCGAGCACGGTCCGGCCCGCTCCTTCGGGCCGAACCCGGCTGGGTATGATCCGGACTACCACATCCAGTTGGCCATCGAGTCGGGCTGCAACGCCTACGCGGCGCCCCTGGGCTTCCTGGAGGCGGTGGCTGGCAAGTACGCGGGTGAGATTCCCCTCATCCTCAAGCTCAACAACTCCGACTCGCTGGCCAAGGTGCCCAACCCCATGTCCGCCGTGACGAGCTCCGTGAAGGACGCCGTCCGCCTGGGCTGCACCGCCGTCGGCTACACCATCTACCCGGGCTCTGGCGCGCGCAACGAGCAGTACGAGGACCTCCGCGACATCATCGCCGAGGCCAAGTCGTACGGCCTGCCCACCGTCCTCTGGGCCTACCCCCGCGGCAACCTCTCCAAGGAGGGTGAGACGGGCATCGACGTGGTGGCGTACGCGGCGCAGATCAGCGCGCAGCTCGGCGCCCACATCATCAAGGTGAAGCCGCCGCAGGATCACCTCGAGCAGGCCGAGGCCAAGAAGGCCTTCGAGAAGGCCGGCATCGCCACCAAGACGATGTCCGACCGCGTCCGCGAAGTGGTCCGCTCCGCCTTCAACGGCAAGCGCATCGTCATCTTCTCCGGCGGCGAGGCCAAGGGCACCGAGGCCCTGCTCGAGGAGATCAAGCAGATCAACGCTGGCGGCGGCTTCGGCTCCATCATGGGCCGCAACGCCTTCCAGCGTCCGCACGCCGAGTCCATCAAGCTGCTCAAGGACGTGATGGCCATCTTCGCCGGCAAGGCGTAG
- the miaA gene encoding tRNA (adenosine(37)-N6)-dimethylallyltransferase MiaA — MGEGEGELAPRPSLTVIAGPTASGKTALAIELARRAGGEIVSADSQQVYRHFDIGTAKPSEEELAAVPHHLVSAVDPMASFSAVEYQRRADAVIEAIAARGKPVFVVGGTGLYLRVLLHGVLEAPGALPSLRAELEALAAASGREAVHRKLAEVDPETATKLPPQDLVRVIRALEIHAQTGVPASEFRRAHAFAPDRYPFRLFVLAPPRDALYRLINARTQGLFARGLVEETRALLAQGYAEAAPMRSVGYVQARAVVEGRMSEAEAIHDTAQETRRYAKRQLTWFRKEPGAVFLSPPYEEALARDVAASAK, encoded by the coding sequence ATGGGTGAAGGGGAAGGGGAGCTCGCGCCTCGGCCCTCGCTGACGGTGATTGCCGGGCCCACGGCCTCGGGGAAGACGGCGCTGGCCATTGAACTGGCGCGTCGTGCCGGCGGGGAGATTGTCAGCGCGGACTCGCAGCAGGTGTACCGGCACTTCGACATCGGGACGGCGAAGCCCTCCGAGGAGGAGCTGGCCGCGGTGCCCCACCACCTGGTGTCCGCCGTGGACCCGATGGCGTCGTTCTCCGCCGTCGAGTACCAGCGGCGCGCCGACGCCGTCATCGAGGCGATTGCCGCGCGCGGGAAGCCCGTGTTCGTCGTGGGAGGCACGGGCCTGTACCTGCGCGTGTTGCTGCATGGCGTGCTGGAGGCCCCCGGGGCCTTGCCCTCGCTGAGGGCGGAGCTGGAGGCGCTCGCGGCGGCGTCAGGCCGAGAGGCCGTCCACCGGAAGCTCGCGGAGGTGGACCCGGAGACCGCGACGAAGCTGCCGCCTCAAGACCTGGTCCGCGTCATCCGCGCGCTGGAGATTCATGCCCAGACGGGCGTCCCCGCGTCGGAGTTCCGGCGGGCCCACGCCTTCGCGCCGGACCGGTATCCCTTCCGGCTGTTCGTCCTGGCACCGCCGCGCGACGCGCTGTACCGCCTCATCAACGCCCGGACGCAGGGGCTGTTCGCGCGCGGGCTCGTGGAGGAGACGCGGGCGCTGTTGGCGCAAGGCTACGCCGAGGCTGCCCCCATGCGCAGCGTGGGCTACGTGCAGGCGCGCGCCGTCGTGGAGGGCCGGATGTCCGAGGCCGAGGCCATCCATGACACCGCGCAGGAGACGCGCCGCTACGCCAAGCGCCAACTGACGTGGTTCCGCAAGGAGCCCGGCGCCGTCTTCCTGTCACCGCCGTACGAAGAAGCGCTCGCGCGGGATGTCGCCGCCAGCGCGAAGTAG
- a CDS encoding diguanylate cyclase, whose amino-acid sequence MERRGRTSERSLLLIIEDDANVRESLVDLLAARFDVLAAPDSDAGLELAREHRPDLILLDRFLPGGDGLAVLEMLQSEARTEAVPVIFLTGDADEATLERCLEMGAVDFIHKPASARELLARIDRALRQSEQQRRLQILAQTDGLTGLANFRALTIRLEEEFRRAQRYQYPLSVVIIDLDHLKAINDGMGHDVGNRAILALAAQLKNELRESDFAARFGGDEFVALLPHQTSMEAAIFAERIRTGLRAVGVQKSDGRPAPFGLSVSVGIADHTFEGPREDTESLMKAADAALYEAKREGRDRVVVFGRPTNAPSAQRH is encoded by the coding sequence ATGGAACGGCGCGGCCGGACCTCCGAGCGGTCCCTTCTGCTCATCATCGAGGATGACGCGAATGTCCGCGAGAGCCTCGTGGACCTGCTCGCCGCCCGCTTCGACGTGCTCGCCGCGCCGGATTCGGATGCGGGGTTGGAGCTGGCGCGCGAACACCGCCCGGACCTCATCCTCCTGGACCGGTTCCTTCCTGGCGGCGACGGGCTCGCGGTGCTGGAGATGCTCCAGAGCGAGGCCCGCACGGAGGCCGTCCCCGTCATCTTCCTGACGGGCGACGCGGACGAGGCCACGTTGGAGCGCTGCCTGGAGATGGGCGCCGTGGACTTCATCCACAAACCCGCGAGCGCGCGGGAGCTGCTGGCGCGCATCGACCGGGCGCTGCGCCAGAGCGAACAGCAGCGCCGGCTCCAGATCCTGGCGCAGACGGACGGCCTCACGGGGCTGGCCAACTTCCGCGCCCTGACCATCCGGCTGGAAGAAGAGTTCCGCCGCGCCCAGCGCTACCAGTACCCGCTGAGTGTCGTCATCATCGACCTGGACCATCTCAAGGCCATCAATGACGGCATGGGGCATGACGTGGGCAATCGGGCCATCCTCGCCTTGGCGGCGCAGCTCAAGAACGAGCTGCGCGAGTCCGACTTCGCGGCGCGTTTTGGCGGAGACGAGTTCGTCGCCCTGCTGCCGCACCAGACGTCGATGGAAGCAGCCATCTTCGCCGAGCGCATCCGCACCGGGCTGCGCGCCGTCGGCGTGCAGAAGAGCGACGGCCGCCCTGCCCCCTTCGGCCTGAGTGTCAGTGTGGGCATCGCCGACCATACCTTCGAAGGGCCCAGGGAGGACACGGAGTCGCTGATGAAGGCGGCGGACGCGGCCCTCTACGAGGCGAAGCGCGAGGGACGGGATCGGGTGGTCGTATTTGGCCGTCCCACGAACGCCCCCTCCGCGCAGCGGCACTGA
- a CDS encoding tetratricopeptide repeat protein, with protein sequence MYNLLISLGVGIAVALLVKVAGFSIWAGLVPGLLALVGTYIVLARRVASRIQALMTVVQKDLQSQPTSQKDAQSRVDRAVKTLEQGLVYDKWQFLVGPELHSQIGMLKYMVKDHDGAKAAFDKGSSRNYMAKAMEGALFFQRKDFDAMKKAFESATKSGKKESIVWAAYAWCLLQNKDKDGALRVLARGVEENPKDEKLKGSLAALQNDKRLKMKPYEPMWWQFGLEAPPPVMPPMGGRRMQFNTRR encoded by the coding sequence ATGTACAACCTTCTCATTTCCCTCGGTGTGGGAATTGCGGTCGCGCTCCTGGTGAAGGTGGCCGGCTTCTCCATCTGGGCCGGGCTCGTTCCCGGACTCCTGGCCCTCGTCGGCACCTACATCGTGCTTGCCCGTCGTGTGGCCAGCCGCATCCAGGCCCTGATGACGGTGGTCCAGAAGGACCTCCAGTCCCAGCCCACCAGCCAGAAGGACGCCCAGTCCCGGGTGGACCGGGCGGTGAAGACGCTGGAGCAGGGGCTCGTCTACGACAAGTGGCAGTTCCTCGTCGGCCCGGAGCTGCACTCCCAGATTGGCATGCTGAAGTACATGGTGAAGGACCATGACGGGGCCAAGGCCGCCTTCGACAAGGGCAGCAGCCGCAACTACATGGCCAAGGCCATGGAGGGCGCCCTCTTCTTCCAGCGCAAGGACTTCGACGCCATGAAGAAGGCGTTCGAGTCCGCCACCAAGAGCGGGAAGAAGGAGTCCATCGTCTGGGCGGCCTATGCCTGGTGCCTGCTCCAGAACAAGGACAAGGACGGCGCGCTGCGCGTGCTCGCCCGGGGCGTGGAGGAGAACCCCAAGGACGAGAAGCTCAAGGGGAGCCTCGCGGCGCTGCAGAACGACAAGCGCCTGAAGATGAAGCCGTACGAGCCCATGTGGTGGCAGTTCGGCCTGGAGGCTCCGCCGCCGGTCATGCCGCCCATGGGTGGCCGCCGCATGCAGTTCAACACCCGACGCTAG
- a CDS encoding response regulator produces MRVLLVEDDASLREGMGELISELAEVHAVSTGEEAVAALEAERFVLVITDLRISGGELGGRTVVEAARRRQQAVAIVSAATPDEVIQSIQPQVADAILLKPFQIEDIVSLVERFLALRQDCERLATLQAARPDAQAGEVAGSHSPLISRIAPSEAWLSVAPGGDFNWTFPMSPAGEGVRVIEGTLDVDGVSYAAPGYFFLGAGQVPRVRSPAGCLAVVVGLKGQG; encoded by the coding sequence ATGAGGGTGTTGCTGGTCGAGGACGACGCGAGCCTTCGGGAAGGCATGGGCGAGCTCATCTCCGAGCTCGCGGAGGTCCATGCGGTCAGTACCGGAGAGGAAGCGGTCGCGGCCCTGGAGGCCGAGCGTTTCGTCCTGGTCATCACCGACTTGAGGATTTCGGGCGGTGAGCTGGGAGGCCGCACCGTCGTGGAGGCCGCCCGTCGGCGCCAGCAGGCGGTGGCCATCGTCAGCGCGGCCACGCCGGACGAGGTCATCCAGTCCATCCAGCCCCAGGTGGCGGACGCCATCCTGCTCAAGCCCTTTCAGATCGAGGACATCGTCTCCTTGGTGGAGCGGTTCCTCGCGCTGCGTCAGGACTGCGAACGGCTGGCCACCCTCCAAGCGGCGCGCCCGGATGCGCAGGCCGGGGAGGTCGCGGGGTCGCACTCTCCGTTGATTTCAAGGATAGCTCCCAGTGAAGCCTGGCTGTCCGTGGCGCCTGGGGGGGACTTCAACTGGACGTTCCCCATGTCGCCCGCGGGTGAAGGGGTGCGTGTGATCGAAGGCACGCTCGACGTGGATGGCGTGTCGTACGCCGCCCCGGGATACTTCTTCCTGGGTGCCGGGCAGGTGCCCCGGGTTCGCAGCCCGGCGGGCTGTCTGGCGGTGGTCGTGGGACTGAAAGGGCAGGGCTGA
- a CDS encoding bestrophin family protein: MIDYDPHRWWSYFHYLRGSMVREIVARVLVCVVWAAGVTAGHRYLRPLDIPATVHTLAGISLSLLLVFRTNASYDRFWEGRKLWGGIVNETRNLARAAGVFIRHDVALYSTLLRWISTFPYASTANLRGERDLGPVATELPRDEANAVLSSQHVPLAVAQKMSAVLDEGRRRGYYSEYVQMQLDQNVQLLIDYIGGCERIHKTPIPFAYMMHLRRALLVYCYTLPFALVDSFGWLTVLATFIVAYIFFGIEEIGVEIEDPFGHDDNDLPLERISETIRANLKALMPGGAEAVHAPVATVAVSSGTQDA; the protein is encoded by the coding sequence ATGATTGACTACGATCCGCACCGTTGGTGGAGCTACTTCCATTACCTTCGCGGTTCGATGGTCCGCGAGATCGTGGCCCGGGTCCTGGTCTGCGTCGTGTGGGCCGCGGGCGTCACCGCGGGACACCGCTACCTGAGGCCGTTGGACATCCCGGCCACAGTGCACACGCTCGCGGGAATCTCTCTCAGCTTGCTGCTCGTCTTCCGGACCAACGCCTCCTATGACCGGTTCTGGGAGGGGCGGAAGCTGTGGGGCGGCATCGTCAACGAGACGCGCAACCTGGCCCGCGCCGCTGGCGTCTTCATCCGCCACGACGTGGCGCTCTACAGCACGCTGCTGCGGTGGATCAGCACGTTCCCCTACGCCTCCACGGCCAACCTCCGCGGAGAGCGGGACCTGGGGCCCGTGGCCACCGAGCTGCCGCGCGACGAGGCCAACGCGGTGCTGAGCAGCCAGCACGTGCCGCTCGCGGTGGCGCAGAAGATGTCCGCCGTGCTCGATGAGGGCCGGCGGCGGGGCTACTACTCCGAATACGTGCAGATGCAGCTCGACCAGAACGTCCAACTGCTCATCGACTACATCGGCGGCTGTGAGCGCATCCACAAGACGCCGATTCCCTTCGCCTACATGATGCACCTGCGACGGGCGCTGCTTGTCTATTGCTACACGCTGCCGTTCGCGCTGGTGGACAGCTTCGGCTGGCTGACGGTGCTGGCCACGTTCATCGTCGCCTACATCTTCTTCGGCATCGAGGAGATCGGCGTGGAGATCGAGGACCCGTTCGGCCACGACGACAACGACCTGCCGCTGGAGCGCATCAGCGAGACGATCCGCGCCAACCTCAAGGCGCTGATGCCCGGCGGCGCCGAGGCGGTCCACGCCCCGGTCGCCACCGTGGCCGTCTCGTCCGGCACTCAGGACGCGTAA
- a CDS encoding HdeD family acid-resistance protein — translation MAFTDERKPEILNPDVTPRVNSAAWGGPFILGLLTMLLGIVALGAAFFTSMVSAIMFGALLAGAGVMEIISAFRERKSGGPFWLYLLGGILSVVVGLFILVYPAAGLGAMTLLLAGYFFASGLFHAITSVMDRYPRWGWDFFYGAVSIFLGIMVMRQWPISAVWLVGTLVGIGIFFRGVALMAGALTVRRVLRSGGPTSPAHIAR, via the coding sequence ATGGCCTTCACCGATGAACGCAAACCGGAAATCCTGAACCCTGACGTGACGCCGAGGGTGAACTCGGCCGCATGGGGTGGCCCCTTCATCCTGGGGTTGTTGACCATGCTCCTGGGCATCGTCGCGCTGGGGGCGGCCTTCTTCACCAGCATGGTCTCCGCTATCATGTTCGGCGCCTTGCTGGCGGGCGCGGGGGTGATGGAAATCATCTCCGCCTTTCGGGAGCGCAAGTCCGGTGGCCCCTTCTGGCTGTACTTGCTGGGCGGCATCCTCTCCGTCGTCGTGGGCCTCTTCATCCTCGTGTATCCGGCCGCGGGGCTGGGCGCGATGACGCTGCTGCTCGCCGGGTACTTCTTCGCCAGCGGGCTCTTCCACGCCATCACCTCGGTGATGGACCGCTATCCCCGGTGGGGCTGGGACTTCTTCTACGGCGCGGTGTCCATCTTCCTGGGCATCATGGTGATGCGGCAGTGGCCTATCTCCGCCGTCTGGCTGGTGGGGACGCTGGTGGGAATCGGCATCTTCTTCCGAGGCGTGGCTCTGATGGCGGGAGCGCTCACGGTGCGGCGGGTGCTGCGGTCCGGGGGGCCGACGTCGCCTGCCCACATCGCCCGCTGA
- a CDS encoding methyltransferase domain-containing protein codes for MLRGEPLKAALANALREANGLGGQERRFTAMAVRELSRHQRLLDLAARLLGHTMGKVGLTEDQALVRYALWRRIFCGEGWTRIGPEVRLPGPVRPRTIKDDLLQRVVELPLPEAPMPESHAEKLATRYSFPNWLVLRLAQVYPEDVLEGLLAALDEEPSLHFRARPPGTRDAVLAALKEEGVNAEAVAAAPDAVRVTDSSHRVFETRVMKSGRLQVQDVGSQLISEMCRPAAGSMEGFTVADICAGAGGKTLALADFVGPKGKVVAGDRSRRRLAEARERVRHFSLRQVAFPHPLPLSDADVLLVDAPCSGTGSLAREPDQKWKLTAQEVARYQATQTELLDEVSRQAKPGALIVYATCSVMPEEDEAVVEAFLAKHPDFTLEPVEDVLGAERAALAAQGPYLKALPPKVPGGGFFAARLRRTGPGPG; via the coding sequence GTGCTCCGAGGTGAGCCCTTGAAGGCCGCGCTCGCCAACGCCCTGCGGGAGGCCAATGGCCTGGGTGGGCAGGAGCGCCGCTTCACCGCCATGGCGGTGCGCGAGCTGTCCCGGCACCAGCGGTTGTTGGACCTGGCGGCCCGGCTGCTGGGGCACACCATGGGGAAGGTCGGGCTGACGGAGGACCAGGCGCTGGTGCGCTACGCCCTCTGGCGCCGCATCTTCTGTGGTGAGGGGTGGACGCGCATCGGCCCGGAGGTCCGGCTGCCGGGCCCGGTGCGCCCGCGCACCATCAAGGACGACCTGCTCCAGCGCGTGGTGGAGCTGCCGCTGCCCGAAGCGCCGATGCCGGAGTCCCACGCGGAGAAGCTGGCGACGCGCTACTCGTTCCCCAACTGGCTCGTGCTGCGCCTGGCGCAGGTGTACCCGGAAGACGTGTTGGAGGGATTGCTCGCGGCGCTCGACGAGGAGCCGTCGCTGCACTTTCGCGCGCGGCCTCCGGGAACCCGGGACGCGGTGCTCGCCGCTTTGAAGGAAGAGGGCGTCAACGCGGAGGCGGTGGCCGCCGCGCCGGACGCGGTGCGGGTGACGGACTCCAGCCACCGCGTTTTTGAAACGCGGGTGATGAAGAGCGGCAGACTCCAGGTCCAGGACGTGGGCAGCCAGCTCATCTCCGAGATGTGCCGGCCCGCCGCGGGTTCGATGGAGGGCTTCACCGTCGCGGACATCTGCGCGGGGGCCGGCGGCAAGACGCTGGCGCTGGCGGACTTCGTGGGCCCCAAGGGCAAGGTGGTCGCGGGCGACCGTTCCCGGCGCCGGCTGGCCGAGGCGCGCGAGCGCGTGCGCCACTTCTCCTTGAGACAGGTCGCGTTTCCGCATCCGCTGCCCCTGTCCGACGCGGACGTGTTGCTCGTGGACGCGCCGTGCAGCGGGACGGGCTCGCTGGCGCGTGAGCCGGATCAGAAGTGGAAGCTCACGGCCCAGGAAGTCGCTCGCTACCAGGCCACGCAGACGGAGCTGCTCGACGAGGTTTCACGCCAGGCGAAGCCGGGCGCACTCATCGTTTATGCGACCTGCTCGGTGATGCCCGAGGAGGACGAGGCGGTGGTGGAGGCCTTCCTGGCGAAGCACCCGGACTTCACGCTGGAGCCTGTCGAAGACGTGCTCGGCGCGGAACGTGCCGCGCTGGCGGCGCAGGGGCCGTACCTCAAGGCGCTGCCTCCCAAGGTTCCCGGGGGCGGCTTCTTCGCGGCGCGGTTGAGAAGGACGGGGCCGGGGCCGGGTTGA
- a CDS encoding response regulator: protein MMLANRLATGSRVAVVGGGIAGAGLAASLLFNGRARGLSLDVRVYSGGTSERTAPPAVLTPECRSRLAALGCRIPPEWRAHELRGVEIIAEGRRELLASAPGGLWVVDGWPQGLGGLEQVRDILATAASSQGARFLPRHVERVERQPPAPDAPASVRGAGSLVVRAQGSGDRFHAVALASGAGPLMGDAFFKGFKPAPTVAAVQARLRHAAPRLELAPVARLWIAPLPSVDALFLLPGASSVYALAFGPAVTPADLCQVLMMAARDGLVEEGFELAALETTRLPYGPGRTLVAPGQIAVGPAAFGHPLQMGLSETLASCSRAAVALLDGGLDVGTLERRYVREGLGELLEDAAAGARTMTWLRRAGPRAPGAFVKAQGRRTLGGTFGGGVLGLSSPTPMALLGAARWEGLREVLGSWLRTTMEPVPTAVPELEPDLYYVVDDDPDARDALTALLESTGAKVVAFADELALFCAVARRPPTAIILDVVLHWVDGLRLAEGLKQHPLTRGTRVLVMSGLNRPHVRQRALDAGAEAFLPKPVDPDRLLRILTGRVPLTPEVAPAHAPAMADAPRELSADRYAS from the coding sequence ATGATGCTGGCGAACAGACTGGCGACAGGTTCGAGGGTAGCAGTCGTGGGAGGCGGCATTGCCGGAGCTGGGCTTGCCGCCTCCCTCCTTTTCAACGGGCGCGCGCGGGGCCTCTCACTGGACGTGCGCGTGTATTCGGGCGGGACGTCGGAGCGCACCGCCCCGCCGGCCGTCCTGACACCGGAGTGCCGCTCACGTCTGGCGGCGCTGGGCTGCCGAATTCCGCCAGAGTGGCGGGCGCACGAGCTGCGCGGTGTGGAGATCATCGCGGAGGGACGCCGCGAGCTGCTGGCCTCCGCGCCCGGGGGCCTGTGGGTGGTGGATGGCTGGCCCCAGGGACTGGGCGGACTCGAGCAGGTGCGCGACATCCTCGCCACCGCGGCCAGTTCCCAGGGGGCGCGCTTCCTCCCCCGGCACGTCGAGCGCGTGGAGCGACAGCCCCCCGCGCCAGACGCACCGGCCTCCGTGCGCGGCGCGGGCTCGCTGGTGGTGCGCGCCCAGGGCAGCGGTGACCGCTTCCACGCGGTGGCGCTGGCCTCGGGGGCCGGGCCGCTGATGGGTGACGCATTCTTCAAGGGCTTCAAGCCCGCGCCCACCGTGGCCGCGGTGCAGGCACGACTGCGCCACGCGGCGCCGCGCCTGGAGCTCGCTCCGGTGGCGCGGCTGTGGATCGCGCCGCTGCCGTCCGTGGACGCGCTGTTCCTGCTGCCGGGCGCCAGCTCCGTGTATGCGCTGGCCTTCGGCCCGGCGGTGACGCCCGCCGACCTGTGTCAGGTGCTGATGATGGCGGCGCGGGATGGGCTGGTGGAGGAAGGCTTCGAGCTGGCCGCCCTGGAGACCACGCGCCTGCCCTACGGACCCGGCCGGACGCTGGTGGCGCCCGGGCAGATCGCGGTGGGCCCGGCGGCGTTCGGGCATCCGCTCCAGATGGGTTTGTCGGAGACGCTGGCGTCGTGCAGCCGCGCCGCGGTGGCGCTGCTCGACGGCGGTCTGGATGTCGGGACGCTGGAGCGCCGCTATGTCCGCGAGGGACTGGGCGAGCTGTTGGAGGATGCCGCGGCGGGTGCCCGCACCATGACCTGGTTGCGCCGCGCCGGGCCCCGGGCTCCGGGTGCCTTCGTCAAGGCGCAGGGACGGAGGACGCTGGGCGGCACCTTCGGTGGCGGCGTACTGGGACTGAGCTCCCCCACGCCCATGGCGCTCCTGGGCGCCGCGCGGTGGGAGGGCCTGCGGGAGGTGTTGGGCTCGTGGCTGCGCACCACCATGGAGCCCGTCCCCACGGCCGTCCCGGAGCTGGAGCCGGACCTCTACTACGTGGTGGATGATGACCCGGACGCTCGAGACGCGCTGACCGCGCTGCTGGAGAGCACCGGCGCGAAGGTGGTGGCGTTCGCCGACGAGCTCGCCCTCTTCTGCGCCGTGGCACGGCGGCCGCCCACGGCCATCATCCTGGACGTGGTGCTGCACTGGGTGGACGGCCTGCGGCTGGCCGAGGGCCTGAAGCAACATCCCCTCACCCGGGGCACCCGCGTGCTGGTGATGAGCGGCCTCAACCGGCCCCATGTCCGGCAGCGCGCCCTGGACGCGGGGGCCGAGGCCTTCCTGCCCAAGCCCGTGGACCCGGACCGGCTGCTGCGCATCCTCACCGGACGCGTCCCGCTGACGCCCGAAGTGGCGCCCGCCCACGCGCCGGCGATGGCCGACGCACCGCGAGAGCTGTCCGCGGACCGTTACGCGTCCTGA